From Rutidosis leptorrhynchoides isolate AG116_Rl617_1_P2 chromosome 3, CSIRO_AGI_Rlap_v1, whole genome shotgun sequence, a single genomic window includes:
- the LOC139896667 gene encoding protein MIZU-KUSSEI 1-like, with protein MAYHAVSPANFTTVECHKQVRSWRLLRSILELLIQACTCTLVEKPDFDDDHPIQPYNNHHPKPSSLVFPTTTTNITGTIFGSRTGKVKFCIQTNPNSPSLILLLELTISTSFLAREMKNGHLRIALECTNDHVTCNNKKSLLAMPLWTMYCNGRKVGFAFKRKQSLTDIKVLKHVEKVCVGAGIVKAIDVERDDDIMYLRGNFNRVSGKSLNQSETFHLIDPDRNIGQQLSIFFFRPK; from the coding sequence ATGGCCTATCACGCGGTTTCTCCGGCCAACTTCACCACCGTCGAATGCCACAAACAAGTCCGTTCATGGCGGCTTCTACGTTCCATTTTGGAACTACTCATCCAAGCTTGTACTTGCACTCTCGTCGAAAAACCAGATTTCGACGATGATCATCCAATTCAACCTTACAACAACCACCATCCAAAACCTTCTTCTTTAGTCTTTCCAACAACCACCACCAATATCACTGGCACCATATTCGGCTCACGTACCGGAAAAGTTAAATTTTGTATCCAAACAAACCCTAATTCGCCATCACTAATTCTTTTACTTGAACTCACAATCTCAACGTCCTTTCTGGCTCGTGAAATGAAAAATGGACATCTAAGAATTGCACTCGAGTGCACAAATGATCATGTAACTTGCAACAACAAAAAGTCTCTTTTAGCTATGCCATTATGGACAATGTATTGTAATGGAAGAAAAGTAGGGTTTGCATTCAAAAGAAAGCAATCGTTAACAGATATCAAGGTTTTAAAACACGTGGAAAAAGTATGTGTTGGTGCGGGGATTGTGAAAGCTATAGATGTAGAACGAGATGATGATATAATGTACTTAAGGGGAAACTTCAATAGGGTTAGTGGAAaatcactaaatcaatctgaaacctTCCATTTGATCGATCCAGATCGCAATATCGGTCAACAACTTAGTATATTCTTTTTCCGTCCAAAATAA